In one window of Diabrotica undecimpunctata isolate CICGRU unplaced genomic scaffold, icDiaUnde3 ctg00000625.1, whole genome shotgun sequence DNA:
- the LOC140431305 gene encoding uncharacterized protein, producing the protein MVWSLITTGKRFISKFNTYLNSFQLRYEECKGNLNIDLAKILEKGIQDAKEGAGFQKGDKIRIIVRNENFKHPISTGTETDLNTDNILDHIENIVTSDESVQVEDTIFDIQIFKIPRGSGRHKIINLAEDRRTKKSITRIKNTDTLCGARAVIVGLTYVTNEILGHKLIKSDVHNIRIGLKLQTDLAEKLCNLLDGCYIEGFTLTDFKQVEELLDVQIKIICAENFNTIIYEGPEKTTKIYLYKNGNHFDVINSLKGLYGTHFYCEKCDTPYQGKNKHKCKKAPLCTICKHPEHGLTTKSKVLCKDCNRYCYNNECLRNHTEACKEVFKCDKCNKLCKRDKEHVCGYSMCRNCNTFVEIATHQCYMMKKPAKGGVCTVACTCNNRSSVINSGCKENHKQSQSCKDPCICNNLSEEKIMKCSYNERYIFFDYEAMQDTGIHVPNLVIAQDFDGHKFVFKDNEEFCRWLISEKHRNYTAIAHNSKSYDSYFILKYCVENTIKPYTIYNGSKLMLLEVEALKLKIIDSSNFIAGPLSGFPKTFGLHELKKGYFPHFFNTPENTHYEGCLPVIAYYGPNTMKPKQRSDFTKWHDEHKNDHFVFQKELHTYCDSDVDILRRGCLEFRKEFLEIANIDPFQYLTIASVCMAIYRSKYLRTNTIGIVKQVIKETYSRASIKWLNQFSNVQHALNGGEVTICGGKVDGFSEESNTVFQYHGCFWHGHPECFKNDTVNHVNNETMSDLYERTIRRSKQIKEAGYNLVEIWECEWIKSKECKNAADPQLIEPLKPREAFFGGRTNAIKLNVTGKKLRYIDIVSLYPTVQYYDQYPVGHPTKIHAPEVYDPNWFGLVHCQILPPTDLYHPVLPVKTDKLMFPLCNQCVLEDCENCDHDDSERMLMGTWTTLEINKALEKGYKIIKIHEVWHFEQTSTDLFKGYVKDFMKIKLETSPHTYATNEEYARAVKEQMDIELDLSKIAPNPGKRAVAKICLNSLWGKFGQRMNMKQTEYVVDMMNT; encoded by the coding sequence ATGGTCTGGTCTTTAATTACCACAGGTAAAcgttttatttctaaatttaacacCTATTTAAATTCGTTTCAATTACGTTATGAAGAGTGCAAAGgtaatttaaatattgatttagcaAAGATATTAGAAAAAGGTATACAGGATGCTAAAGAAGGAGCCGGCTTTCAAAAAGGGGATAAAATTCGTATAATTGTTCgtaatgaaaattttaaacatCCCATATCAACAGGTACTGAAACAGATTTAAATACGGATAATATCTTGGATCATATCGAAAACATTGTAACTTCTGACGAGTCGGTTCAAGTCGAAGATACTATATTTGATATACAAATTTTCAAGATACCTAGGGGTAGCGGACgacataaaattataaatttggcAGAGGACCGTCGTACCAAGAAAAGCATTACCCGGATTAAAAATACCGACACTTTATGCGGGGCTCGAGCAGTTATAGTGGGCTTAACATACGTCACAAACGAGATTTTGGGTCACAAATTGATCAAAAGTGATGTTCATAATATACGTATAGGTCTAAAATTGCAGACTGATTTGGCCGAAAAACTTTGCAACCTGTTGGACGGTTGTTATATCGAAGGTTTCACGCTGACCGATTTTAAACAGGTCGAAGAACTACTGGATGTACAAATAAAGATAATTTGCGCTGAAAATTTCAACACAATCATATACGAGGGCCCCGAAAAAACAACCAagatttatttgtataaaaacgGGAATCATTTTGATGTTATAAACAGTTTGAAAGGTCTATACGGTACCCACTTTTACTGCGAGAAATGCGACACCCCTTATCAGGGCAAAAATAAGCACAAATGCAAGAAAGCACCACTTTGTACGATTTGCAAACATCCCGAGCATGGCTTGACTACAAAAAGCAAAGTTTTGTGCAAGGACTGTAACCGTTATTGCTACAACAATGAATGTTTAAGAAACCATACAGAAGCTTGCAAAGAAGTATTTAAATGTGACAAATGTAATAAACTATGCAAGAGAGATAAGGAGCATGTATGCGGTTACTCCATGTGCAGAAACTGTAATACCTTTGTAGAAATAGCTACGCATCAGTGTTACATGATGAAAAAACCAGCCAAAGGAGGAGTTTGTACTGTAGCCTGTACTTGCAATAACAGATCAAGCGTGATAAATTCAGGCTGTAAAGAAAATCACAAACAGTCACAAAGTTGCAAAGACCCTTGTATATGTAACAATCTCtctgaagaaaaaataatgaaatgctCTTACAACGAAAGATATATATTCTTTGATTACGAGGCAATGCAGGATACAGGCATTCATGTACCGAATCTTGTAATTGCGCAGGATTTCGACGgacataaatttgtttttaaagacAATGAAGAGTTCTGTAGATGGTTAATTTCCGAGAAACATAGAAATTATACTGCGATAGCCCACAATAGTAAATCATAcgattcatatttcattttaaaatattgcgTGGAAAACACGATAAAGCCGTACACTATCTACAACGGGTCAAAACTTATGCTTTTGGAAGTCGAGGCTCTTAAACTGAAAATAATAGACAGCTCTAATTTTATAGCCGGCCCCCTGTCCGGTTTTCCTAAAACTTTTGGTCTGCACGAATTAAAGAAAGGGTATTTTCCTCACTTTTTCAACACTCCTGAAAATACTCACTACGAAGGCTGCTTACCAGTTATTGCGTATTATGGACCCAACACAATGAAACCAAAACAAAGATCTGATTTTACGAAATGGCACGATGAGCATAAAAATGACCACTTTGTGTTCCAGAAAGAGCTCCATACCTATTGCGACTCAGATGTTGATATTTTACGACGTGGGTGTTTGGAATTTCGCAAGGAATTTTTAGAAATAGCAAACATAGACCCATTTCAATATCTGACTATTGCCAGTGTGTGTATGGCCATATATAGATCTAAATATCTTCGAACAAACACCATTGGCATTGTAAAGCAGGTGATAAAGGAGACATATAGCCGGGCATCAATAAAATGGCTCAATCAATTTTCTAACGTCCAACATGCTCTTAATGGCGGAGAAGTGACAATTTGCGGTGGTAAAGTTGATGGTTTCTCGGAAGAGTCGAATACTGTGTTCCAGTACCACGGTTGCTTCTGGCATGGTCACCCAGAATGCTTTAAAAACGACACAGTTAACCACGTCAACAATGAGACAATGAGTGACTTGTACGAGAGAACAATAAGACgatcaaaacaaataaaagaagcaGGGTACAACTTGGTAGAAATCTGGGAATGTGAATggataaaatcaaaagaatgtaAAAACGCCGCAGATCCTCAACTTATTGAACCCTTAAAGCCTCGTGAAGCATTCTTTGGCGGTAGAACAAACGCCATAAAACTAAACGTGACTGGGAAAAAGCTCAGATACATAGATATTGTATCACTGTATCCAACCGTACAATATTACGATCAATATCCAGTTGGCCACCCTACAAAAATACATGCACCTGAAGTATACGATCCTAATTGGTTTGGTCTAGTACATTGCCAAATACTACCGCCTACTGATTTATACCATCCTGTATTACCTGTCAAAACTGACAAATTAATGTTTCCGCTGTGTAATCAATGCGTCTTGGAAGATTGCGAAAATTGTGATCATGATGACTCGGAAAGAATGTTGATGGGTACATGGACAACTCTAGAAATTAATAAGGCCTTAGAAAAagggtacaaaataataaaaattcacgAGGTGTGGCATTTTGAGCAAACATCGACAGATTTGTTCAAGGGATATGTCAAAGATTTTATGAAGATCAAATTAGAAACTAGTCCACATACGTATGCCACAAATGAAGAGTACGCTCGGGCTGTAAAAGAGCAGATGGATATAGAGCTCGATTTATCTAAAATAGCCCCAAACCCCGGTAAACGAGCAGTCGCTAAAATATGCCTAAATAGTCTATGGGGTAAATTTGGCCAAAGAATGAATATGAAACAGACAGAGTATGTTGTGGACATGATGAACACATGA